The nucleotide window ttactgatttagaaaaataaaaaccttgTTGAACTTGATGAAATTGGCTGTATGGAGATGGTCGACGCTGTTGACGGCTTGTTTCGTAAGATTGGGATGTGACACCTGGTCCAAATCCTCTTTGGCGAATACGTCGTCGACGATTTTGAAACCACCACTGCAACGATAAACAAAATCAGATTGGTTTATGGGAATGAAACATGCAAAACACACAATAATTGCTTACCATAATAGATTTTTCTGAAACACCAATCAGCAAAGCAATACGACGACGGCCTTCTCGGTTGGGAAACGAATCCCTTGCGAACTCGGCGTCGAGTACAGCTAGCTGAGCTTCGTCGTAAAAATGGCGTTGACGAGTTGATCTCGACGATTTGGAAGTGGAAGCAACTGGGAAAAAATCTAGAacaaaacgagaaagaaaacaccattaagaaaagaaatttcggtaaaattaaaaaactaaaataagcAAAGTAAAATTACCATAATTAGCCATAGTTAAGAGTACTTTTAAGCACTTAAAACTAGATGTCAATTAGAACTGAAAACCCACAGATTCACGGAAAACGTACCTGAACGGAAGTAGCGAGCTGTGTAGTTGGCAGAGAGCAAAAGTGGAATGGTGAATTCGATCGCAAAATCGAGTCCTTTTATAGGGGATAAAACATTTTGGTGTAGCTTCTTCCTCATTGGTTGAAAAGAACGGAAATTCTTTCAAAGACTTCCGTCAGTCATGTCCATTGGAGAAAGGATTATCCCTTTTCAGACCGTGCCGGCAGATTAAAGGATTAGCCAACTGGGTTCTGTTCTCGCTCTGTGGCAGAGCGGAGTTGTCTTTGAGGAGATCATCCACATGCTGCTGGGTAATCCGCTGGTGGATAATCCATTCGGAAGTACTCAAACGcctgggtttttttttttcgacatgTGGTTTCTGTGAAATGAAAAGGCAAATTCAGGGTTGTTACATGGCAGCAGAGTTCTTGAG belongs to Daphnia magna isolate NIES linkage group LG1, ASM2063170v1.1, whole genome shotgun sequence and includes:
- the LOC116930031 gene encoding homeobox protein Mix.2 — its product is MRKKLHQNVLSPIKGLDFAIEFTIPLLLSANYTARYFRSDFFPVASTSKSSRSTRQRHFYDEAQLAVLDAEFARDSFPNREGRRRIALLIGVSEKSIMWWFQNRRRRIRQRGFGPGVTSQSYETSRQQRRPSPYSQFHQVQQDVLSHCLPTSGGYPFTQTLEEHPTNYWANESSPTSRQFQPNSESTSCTSYYQEVNPQAEAVSYSSGYQPSHQQEQNYCFWNNWEYAPPFCPSSANTMQNTANVCQENPYNYSNMSYYSYYPSEYCNQVYM